DNA from Toxoplasma gondii ME49 chromosome X, whole genome shotgun sequence:
acaTGCGAAAGCCGAATTTACCTGCAGACTCGTATATCTGCAGACCTACCCATGGATAACTGCAAGCTCTTGATCGCGATGCACCGAAGTACAATACCAGGTTGAAGCCAGCATATCGTCTAGACGGGTACCGCAGGAAGGTGCCATTCTCGCTACATACAGGGTTTTAGAGTCTGGAGGCGAACTCTAGTGAAACAGCCGTACTCATGACAGGAAAACAAACGAAGTAGTACCCAGGCGAAAGCGTCACAACGAAATCATGGTTGCTTCAGTGCTCGAGCATGGCGATGCCTGGCCGCCCTTCAATCCTTCAGTCCTGAAAATCCCCTCCCTCTTATTCGTGGCCAGAGCAGAACCAGGAGAACAATGTTCATTCTCATGCAGCTAATAGAGCAGAAACACCGCTTTGGTGGTGCCACAAACCAGAGCCACTGCGCGTATTCGTGTCATTTCGAAAATCGGCACTACACACATCTTCGTTCCTTCGCACGGCAGACTCTTCACACATATTGAACGTATTACTACCAGGCTTACTTTCATTAACAAAGGACAACCTCGAGAAATGGACAGAAACGCTTTCTCAAAAAAGCTCAGAGACCTGGAGAGTGTATCCGCAGCTGTTCGGAGCGTTCGGAGTCCTCGCACTGTGCATGGTGTCCCGCCACACAAGGTGAGAAGACTCACAGTTCAGccattcttcctctcctcgtttcaTCGATCCGCATCTATCCGAAACAAGGCTGTATGTGCTGAAACACTCTTAACTCACTCCGCGGACACGCACTTCACGCACATGTTCCTGGTTGTTTACAGGTTGTTTTTGAGAGACCTGTTTACTTCGGCTTTTTTGTATAGCTGACCACACGTCCCAGTTTCACCGTTTGTCATACATGGGATGGAAATATGTTGCGATCTGAAATATTACACCGACGCTGTCACGCATTAATTCCCTCACACTGGCTTGTCATGACCAGGAACTCCCAAGGTCAGGGGTATTTAGGTCTTCCAAAGTCAGGCCTAACGAGTACTTTCTACTGCCGCGGGTGGCTGCCCTAGCACTGGATCTGTTTCGTATTCGCCAGTGTCTAGGTCTGATTTCGGAAAGAGTGTTCTTCTACCTCGAGGACAAGACAGCTGGTCAgctttctttgtttttctctccgccacGGTAATGCCGGGACGTTTCATCTCCTGTGGCAAAGGCTCCTCTTTCGCTGGCAAagacttctcttcttctggcaGAGGGTTCCCTTTGAGTGGAAGGCCGTGGGTCTCTTTGCTGTGGGATGCCGTTGCTTCTGCGGCCGCGATAAGAGCAGCAGACGTTTTCGCATGGTAGATGTCCTTCTTTAGCTGAATCATGTTACGGCGTGCTTCGAGGCTTCTCTGAAAtcttctcgacttccgcACGAGGCAGCAGACACCGGCTCCGAGCACGAGGACAAAGAACAAGGCGTTAGCTGCCATGATGCCCGTCGCAATGTACTCACTGAGGCTCTCGGTGTTTGACGACGTGGTTCCCGTCACTGTCTTCGGTTGGGTATGGCGGGTCGACGTCACggatgaagaagagcttGAAGTGGTGCTTGTGCTGGTGCTACTGGACGTCGATGAACTGGAACCCTCTGCGAACAGTTTTTCGCACTGTGAATTGCAAAAGCGTGTCTCTATTAGCTCCGCTGGACACGGATCGCCTCGCCGTGCTGCCTGGGTGAGAATGTGCGTGTATCTCAGCTCGCGACAGTTCACGCAGTCCGACCACTCGCCTACTTCGTACTCGCAACTTCGGTCTTTGAAATTATCCAGGACGGAGGCGAACTTCTCATCGTTCACGTTACAGTAACGCCCTTCTGGGGTTCGGCAAAACCACATGCACAACCCTCAACACGAATGACGTCACAGGATGCTTCTGTGCAGCAGCTGGTGTAAGAACGAACGTATTTTGCGGCGTCTTCGTTTGGTTCTTGGCTGAATAACACCAACAAGAGGGGCTTCGGTCTCACAGGTGTGTATGGCAAGGGTTGTAGCGGAGGATACAATAAGCGCGTGAACAGTGTAAGAAGCGATGGGGCTCTGCTGCACACGCCCTACACTTGTGATACGTGTAAAAGGGACATGCATTCCTCATGTCCATCAGCAACGTAACTATGCTGGGACCGGATCGGTCCCCGTATAGAGCTAAGGATTGTAGCAAAAGTGAGGCATAGTTGTTAGCGCTGATTTTATGAGGCTGAAGAGAATCTTTCTTGGGAGAAAGTGTGTGCCAGTTAAGGACAGACACCTGACTCATCTGTACTCAGGCCTTTCCCAGTACTAAAATGTGTCAAGTCAAGAAGGGGAGGTTGGGCTTCACTGCATTTGCTCTCCTCTGCCCGAATTGTCATAGCGCACACTGGTAGACTGCTATAAACCTAGTGGAATAGTAGCCGCCCACcaaagtgtctcctctcgaatTACGTGTATATAAGAAACAGGGAACAGGATGACTCGAGTCTAATGTCTCCCGGAAAAAGTTATTTTCTCATTAAAGACTAGGCGACCTCTCTAGAACGCGGGTGATCTAGTTGACTGAAGAAATGCACTTGGGAACCAACAACTGGATTTGCGCCAACTCTCGCATATTCACTTCTCCTCCACAACCACTGGTTCTCCCTTTAGGAGTGTGCCTCTTCAACGTGCATGGAGTTCTTCCGATGGCGTGCAGCGTGTTGTTCCTCACCATTGCATGCCATGTGCTCAACAAAAGGGCAGGGCTTGCCTCCTGGTAATGGATCTcgagagcgggagaagaaccTCAATTTTCGACAGAAGTGGTCGCATGTAGTCCATTCTGTCCAAAATCCTTGGCAGTCTAAATCCTCCAGCTCAGCAGGAATCAGGATATTCGATGGGGGTGGACATCTGCCCTGGTTGGAAAAGAAGCCGTGGCCAGGGCATTCAAGCAACTCTTGACGACCCTTCACACTTATTTCTAGCAATTCCACCTGATGGTCACCCCCGTGGTAAACAATGCCAATGCCTTGTACCCCATACACCTGCATGTTCGAAGCCTTTACAACACTTCCGGTGTTCGTGTGCCGGAACTTCTGCGCGCAGGGTTCGTTCCAGGAGCAATTCCTAACGTATGTTCGGTCGAACGGGAAGTCAACAGGAAACTGGTTGCCACCAGTTGCAATCCGTGTCACGCTGAACTCCTGCCCAAGGCCATTCAAAAAGGAGATCTCAACGTCAAACTGAGGGCCGATTATTGTTTCATTGAAGACAAGGAGCACCTCTGTGATGTCAGAAATCCGTTTAAGATCGAATGTAACAGGGGAGAGGCTACCCGGGAAGAACGTAGCTCCTGCCGTTCGGACATTCCGGTCGACTGAAGCTTCCAGACCTGGATCCGTTACAGCAAATTCGGCCCAGCTGCAACCAGAGGAGGAACACGGAACTGCACGAAGAGTGCCGTCTTTCCAAGGACAGTTTGCGTTAACGGAAGTTTCGATTTTGGTCCGGAAAGTCTGGAATTTGTAACAGGCAGGTGTACATGACGCATcccgaagaggaggaagccaactgagaaaaaacaaacgcaAACAGAAACCAATACTGGTCTCCAGGCAcctgctgctgctccttTTGTCTGGTTCGGTGGGTTGTCTGCGATGCGCTGAGCAGGCACGCCTCGTTATCTTTCTCATCGTTCGATCTCAAAATCATGATGCACACCATTTCCCCAATCATCTCGAGTGCAAACACCCAGATACTGAGTAGGGCAATTCTATGCGGTTCTTGCATTCTAGTGAATGGATCGCTTTCTGAGGGAGACCCGTACACGGGGTTGCAGATAACCATCAGACTGGAACGAGGGATGCCTGGTGTGCCTGTAATTTACCCATCCTTTTGTTTATCTACTGTGGTGGGGTTCCTTTAACATTCGCGTCCCCACTGCTAGAAAGCGAAGGATGCCAATGACGGACACTTGTGGTACTATATACATCCACCCTGAAAAGACTAaacctcttctgcgtctgttgTTCCTCGTCCGATGGTGTCGCGCTCACCTCCCGTCACAGGCAGCCTCAAATATTGACGCCCGGATCCTATGGAAATGGGAAAACGACTTCGCCGATGCATCTGGCAGCGGGGGAGCCTTGAGTGTTCGTGCGTGAAAACTGCCAGCGCTCTCGGGGGAAAGCTGGATTTTGTATGCAACATTATCGAAACTGGATTCGAAACGAGTTCCGTAAGCCGCGCTGTCGTACGCTTGCGGCGCGCTGTCAGGCAGCAGTAGGTCAGCACCTTCGAGAATTTCTCCACCGTTTTTGGCGGTAAAGAGAATTCCGTTGAAAACCTGGTCAATCGCGTTTTCAAAGAGAAGCATGAACAACTCTTCGGCTGGGTCAACAAGGACGACAGATAGGCTGTTCAGCTCCGGCGAAAAGACTTCGCTGATAATGGGACGTCCCCGTGCTGGCGTCTGGTTCACGGACGTTGCGGTGTTCTTGAACGTGCCCCACAAAATAGAAGAGCTCGCAACAGGCCCAAACCGGAAATCCTCAAGATTCGGGTACATGTCGCAGATGTAGAAAGCATAGATAGTATCTGATCCGGGCCGGGAAATCACGTTTACGTCGCGGTACCAATTATACAAGCTGTTGGTTTTGTAGGGCTGGGAAGCAGGCAACTTCGCATCGtgatgcagaagaaacgtgACAGAACGCTTGTCAACAGTTATTTCGTTGAGTACAAGGCCAGGACCGAGATCCGCCGACGAAGTGAGAGAGTCAATGCACCAGAAAACGAGTAAACCGGAAGAGCGATTAGTGTAGCTGTATCCGAAATCTTCGCATCTGGCGCATGAAAGGGGATGATGGGCGATCCGCAATGGCCGAATCATAACCTCACTAACGGCGCAAGATTTCCAAGGATAGTTAGTTTTCTCGTCAGCCACCATATGGTAATAAGCCATGAAGTAGTTGTAGCCGTCAACGACATGCTCCTTACGAATCACCTTGGAACGGAATCTGCTCCTCGGCAGCACAACGCGCGTGCCTCGATATATAGCTTTGGCATTCACGTTGAACGTCGACCAATCGCGGCTCGGCTGGTACAAATTTGGGTTTGTCGTGTCGAAAGGTAAGCTTGTGAGAATGATTCGTCCCAGGGGAACAGCGGGATCAAACGGCACTTCttcgcaggagacagacatcAAAGGGAGCATCGCTGTATTAGCCAGCGCAATGCAGTCTGAGGAAATGAACTCAAGGTCCATTGCTCGAACATTCCTTTCTGGGTCGGGACGAGTACCccagtctttttctttcgttttctgcctgcACAGCTTAACACCTTGAGGAAGGTGGTAAGCAGTTGTGAGGTGTGCATTTCGCCGCACTTCATCGTCGGTCCCACCGAATGCGAGACGGTAGCTCCGTCCATCAATcaggtcttcttctgcgccaCTAGGGCCGTTTGTACGAAAATACGACTTCTCTTGAGCTGTGCATATTGACATGCTCTTTGAAACCCACTGACCCCAATACCACAGCAAAACCGTGTTGCTGGCTTCGGGACAGTGTTCATTTTTGGGCTCATTGACGTAGAAGCCCATCACAGTTCCCCTGCCTCCCCCGTCAAAGACAGACCTAAATGTAGCAACATGGTTCCCTGTGCGTGCGTCATACTTGTAAAGGAAAATTTCACAGTGCAGAGCCAAAGGCTTTGCCCCAACGCCCCTGTCGTCTCCAAACTTCGCAGTGGATTCATCAATATCCTGGCGGTTGTGTAGTTCAAGCTGTGTCAGAGCTGGACAAGACTGAATTCCCACTACCAATTCCTTCGAAGCCTCCATATACTGCGTTCCTATCGGCAAAATTACCGGCAGGGAGGTACCAGAGTGCTTAGGAATAAAGTATTGCTGGCCACGGAGGACCCCCTTTCCCCATCCAACTGTATGGTTGCCCACAGGGAGCTTGTAGAAATCCCAGGACAAGCGGGGCATATACGTTCTACCTCCTACACGAGCGGTCTGTACGCCCACTCCGTGTTTGACTAAAATTGCGCCAAAGACTCCAATAATAAAGAATTGTTGGAGGGAAAAAACGGATTTACATCGCTGTTTTCCTGACGGTAGCCGGAGCTGCCCCATTGTTCTGTGGTTGATACTCTACACCAGTCTGTACCGTCGGTATTTGCTAACTATCTAAATTATAACTGCTACTCTCACCACGTTCTACCATTGTTATTACCTGGGAAGACATGGTATGCACAAAATAATCTGTACAGGCAGGCGTTTGTGCCGTTCGCAAACTGCGGAAAGGCTTCACGCAACACGTCTAACGGAAGTTTCACCGCCAATACAGGCTTAACGGATGCGGCACTGCATTCGAGCTGAAACTCTCAGCCGATCTTGAAATTCTCCCGCTACATCGAAAAACGTGGGTGTCAAAAGACCCAAACATAAGCGGCCCactgaggaagaggaagcagaatTGGAGCCATTCAGATGAGCAGTGTTGACGCGGCCAGTCTAACATCGCGATGGACTCAACAGAAACGCTATTCCAGTGCCCGTGGAACAACCATTCAGAGACATGTGTACATTCCCGGATAATCATACGCTGTTTCACGTTCGCTCGTGGCGGTCTTCTCGGTTTCATCTCGAGTGCTTCTGTGCGCCTGGTTGCGCTTTCGTAGCGTCGTCGACAGAAGTGCGTTCCCGAGAAAAGACGGCCCACGTGCTAGTTCGCACGAAACGGGGAGAAAATGTGCCTCACCCTCTCTGCGACAGACAATAGGCACCCAGATAACAGTGATATGCTTTCGATGAGCACATTTTCCAAAAAGGAGGCAACccgcagaggcagagcccTGCAACCCAGAACACCCCAATTTTAGTTGTGCCAAGCGCAGCTACGCCACTCAGTGGCACCTAGACACGCGCCTAGTTCGTTACGCAAACGCCGCACCTTGGCTTCGCGGATTTGTTTGCTCCAGAGCATTGGGCAAGTGTGAACATGCCACAAAAGACTTGCAGTAGAAGAAACTACTACGGAAAACACTATGCACTCGTATGACCACGCATTGCTCATTGTGGCAGGGGCAAGCGGGACCAGTGCTGAACCTAACAACGTGGAAATAAGAAAAACtaaaaacagaaacacgcAGTGTTCTGGATTAAAAGGCCATTCATTTGTGCATCAACAGCGTTTTGCTTTTCCGGCATACGTTGGAAATCCCTCCGGCGGGGGATGACACCATCCAGGAAAGGGCGGTTTCGGTTTCCGGGAGTTGATTCCCTAAAAACACCACTACTTCAGGACTGGCGCCTTTGTCATCCTGCTATTACCCTTCGTAGATTGGAGCGCAAAACTCCCAAACAATTCGGTGTCAGGACGGCACTCTTCAGGATACTTGATCTAACTGGTAGCGTAACAGTCGCGCCACGACACCTCGTTGTCCCGTGTGCGAACTCGACGTAAATACACGAGAAATCCCCAAGATTCTGCAGATACCTATACTCTCCTTATAGACAGGTCAAGAAGATGTCAACATGAATCGACGCCGCAGTTCATTTAGATAGTCAGCCCTACAGGTCTTTGAGTTCCACAATGTGACAAGAGAGCACCATTTTGTAGAAGACCCCGTCCCACTGGTAGCCGAGTAGGGCTACCATCCGCCTGGTTAGTGCCACATCTGGATCCGGCAGGAAGGCTGAGTCAGCGAATTCGGGAATGCGCTTTGATGTGCTCACCGAATGTGAGGCTGTATAATAACTTCTCCCTTTGGTATGCAGAAGCGACGTACTTGAAGAGTTGTTTTGCACGTGATAGGAGACTCACTAAGCAGCTGAAAGGCAACGTAGGAACACTCCGCAATAAACAAATATGAGTCGAAGTGATAGCCGCTAGAAATCCTACACTGATGCGAACCACGGCACTCCATAATCCCAGTATCCACCATGTCCTCTTGCATCCGCCGTTCTCACCCCTAGCCTCGTCCCCAGATGGGCACGGAGGCTCGATTccgaatgcatgcagcagcgacACCGGTTCGACAGAATTGTGTCGCGGCGCGTATTTGCTTTTCCTGTTTTACCCTCATTttccttgctcttcttccaacGCCCTAGCTGTAAGCAGTTACACATTAAAGCGGAAACTCAACAGGTTTCCCAACTGACCCAGGCTCCTAAGAGGCACTTAACATGCCACACACAGTTCTAGAGGTCGCGGGCTATCTTGTCGGCCCCGTGTACCACCTGTGGTGTGCATGTCTTACCAAACTGTGCCGAGCGCCATCGTCGCTGCTGTACTCCAAACTTACATTAAACCGACTTTCCTTGTCTATATGCGACGAATTGGTCACGTTTTACCTGGCTTGATTAGAGGGGGATCCTTTAAACTCCAGGCTTGGACTTTCTGCGGTGAAGCGGCCGCTCCTTCCCCGGTGCCTCGGTCCGTCCCTGGGCGGCGCCGGTACCGAGAGAAACCCATGTCAATCGTCCACGGTGATGTGAACCCCTACCATTTAACAACAATGCAGGAACATTCATATCTCAATGCTTacccttttgtctcttttcatACGCCAGCTGCACCGGATGTCCATCTATTGTAACACCCCAGCGCTGCACTTCAACTCCCTGATCCGATCCGTCCGTCGCCCGTATGCGCTAGTTCCCGTCAGATCCTCTCATGCAGGAAAGATAAACCAAGAGTTCCAACGGATTTCGCCTCCAGAGCCGTTCCGACAACTGCTTGAACACCAGGTGGGCGGTGATTGACCGTTTCGTGTATGATACTCTCTTGAGTTCTTGGCAAtgagcgagagaaacagggatCTCCTGACACGTGGTAGCGGTGGCCTTCGACCCTTCAAGTGAAGGTCGAGCTATCACCCGCCGAAGCCGCGAATGGAGATATAAGGCGTGTAACTTTCGCGTGCATGTTTTGCTGGCTTCTCCGAGAAATGTCATCCTCTTTGCTCAGCACCTTGTTCCCGAGAAATACCCAGTAGGCTCCGGAGACAGGGTACACATTTTACCGCCGCGGCAGACCGGACTGGCAGAGCCACTCCGGACGGCGGAATccatctgtttctctcggtgCACCTTCGAGTTTTTTTCCAGAACCATGGAGTCGAATCAGGCTCCTTGGGAGCCGTCCACAGGATTCTGCCACATGCAGAAACGCCGCAGCGTCTTTTGTGGGGCCAATCGCTCAACCGACGCGGTCGTCGAGGAAGAGCTCCAGGAGCTCACTCGTTTCTTCCGTCAGAAGCTCGCAATCGACTGCCCTGCTTCATGCCCTTCAAGTTCGCTGTCTACAGACGCTTCAGCATCAGACCTCCCGGCAGCGTTAGCATCTCCCGAAGACTGGGGCCGCCTGCTCCACTTCATGCAATCTCTACTGAGTCGTTCTTTGAATTCTCCCAGTCCACTGTTTCTGCCTGTCCCCATTCGAAATCAGAACTCTGACCAGTGTAGCGCTACCTGTGACGAGATACCGTCATCGCTTCATGTGATCGACGCCCACGAATCTTCTGGGGGTGCAACCCCACATCAGTGGCCTTGCATtgagagggaaaacgaagagctCCTTCTTCAGTGCACAAGGTCCATTCGTGTCGTCCTCTCTGCGGCAGGGAAAATACCTGTTCAACTGTGTGTTCAGCAAGGCGCCTTGCCTTTGCTCGTGCAGGCTCTCTGCTGCCGCAACAGAGAAATAGTGGTGAGGACAACTTCCATCCTATCGCCTCAGGGGACACAGTAGATTAGCACTGCACACTGTGGTGTCCACATCGCAATGTTGCCCATCTCTTTCGGAAGAACCATACTTCGTTCCCACCAACCGTGAAAAACATCGCTACCATGTAAGCCACCTCGAGTTTTTCATTCACTTTCCGGACCAGTAGAGCCTACTGTTTTTTATGTGTTTCTGCAGTTTGAGGCAGCCTGGTGCGTGACTAACATCGCGAGCGGGTCCTCGGAAGACGTCGCTGCCCTTGTGGCGAATGGCTgccttgttctcctcttcgccctcgtcttttccttccaTCCTTTTCATTTGTCTTCTGGTGGTTCACATCCTTCGGGAGTGTCGAGGCCTAGCGCTCCGGAGCgccaagaggaagaagtgcTGGAGCAGATTCTGTGGGCGCTCGGGAACATTGCCGGAGACAGCCCGCACTTTCGAGATCTCCTTCTGTGCCCAGAGGCCTTGCTCCAACATGCTCAGCAACTCCAGTGTTACCCGTCGCTGCAGCAACACTCCcagctgcttcgccttctccagcaCTACACAGAAAGTCTCATGCATCTGCAGGAACTCCGCCGCACACAATTCAGCtgcggaagagaggaggagagacctCAGTTCCCTGCTCTCCAGGGGCAACTTCTTGCCCTCATTTCCCAGTGCCGAAACGTTCAGACCTGGCGCACGTGCGTCTGGCTTCTCTCCAATCTCTGCAGAGGACAACCCAGGCCtcaggtgagagagagggagagacacaaggagACGGGATGGTGGATTCTTAAGAGGCAGTCCCTCCGAATATAGGCACGTGGAGGACTTGGCTGCTGCACGCAGCGAAGCCGCGACACCGGCACCAACGCTGACACGGATGGCGTCGTCCAGTCGCATTTTGCCATCTTCCGACTAACCGACAAACACCGCGGACCACGATACTGTAAACCCGCGCCATAGCTGACGTACCTTCACCGAATCCACCTTTTACAAATGAGAATTCAAATGCGCATGCTGCTGTACACTGTGTCAGACTTCAGAGCGCCGGTAGGCGCATAATTCCTCTGCTTCGAAACTTTCAGccctcccccccctccccccacTCAAGGTGACATGCCGTTCCATAGTGAACGTCCGCGTCGGAACGGGTGAAGTCGAGTTGTAGAGATGCTCTTGTCGACTCGTTCGATCCCTTCTGTGTCgatgcgtttctttctgtcgcgcTTTGCAGTTCCAATACGTCCTGCCAGTCATGCCCCTGCTGCAGCACGTGCTACTGAACTTCCAGGACGATGAGGCGCTTTCAGATGCCCTTTGGGCACTAGATGGTGTCGCTGGACACCCCCGGGGCGCCACGCTGTTTGCGGAGCGACGCGAACTTCTAACAGCTGTGATTCACGTTCTGGCTCACTGCAGCAGCGTGTGTTGTTGCGGCTGTCCGAAACTCGCGACCTCTGTTTCGGCTGACGATACCAAGTCTTTCGCGGGCCTTCGCGGCTCGGCACCTGAGCGAGAGGGGCCGCACGCAAGGAATTTGTGTTGTCGGGTTTGCTCAGGTGTCTCTGAAAAGGTTTCACCGGAAGCGGATGCAGAACAACTTCAGATGTGCGTGCGACCGGCACTACGCATTGTTGGTCAAGTGGCAACGGGCAGCGTTCGCCAGACGCAGGTTCTTTTGGACTGCTGTGTCACTGATCAAAAGGGTCTGTACGGAAACTCGGACGCTTCCCACGCTTCCTCAGCTCCCAACACAGGCGTGAGTGGCCAGCCTTCCATCTTGCTGTTGCACATTTTGCGGATTTTGCTCCACCACGAGCGGAAAACAGTTAGAAAGGACTGTGGCTGGTGCATCAGCAACATCGCCGTTGGGTCGCTTCACCAGCTGCAGCAACTTTTAGGCCTGGGCGTTCTGGAGGCAGTGCTGATGCAGCTCTCCCCtcgcggagaggaagaagaggaagtccGCCGCGAACTTCTCTGGGTGGTCGTAAACGCATGCACCACAGCCGACCGAGCGGTCTTGAGTCGTCTCCTCGAGCTCGGTGCCATTCGCCCCGTATGTGAAATGCTGCGCGTCGCGGCTCGCACTGCTGATCCGAAGGCCGCGGCCGCTGCAGCTGATGCCGTCATGTCCATTCTTGAGAAGTCTGCGCCTGTGGCGGAGCCGCGCACGCTCGACAGAGATTGCTCAGAGCGCTCTGAGGCTGGCTGGCTGGCAAAAGGCGCCGGCTTCCAGAAGTTCACGGGAAACCTCGTTTGCTGGGATGGAAAGGGCGGGAAAACTTTAGATTCTACCGGCCTCACCACCGCCAGCTGCGGCTGCTGCAGTGGAGAGAACAGCGGCATTAGacacgtgtgtgtgtgcacgTGCCACCACCTTTTGCTCCTGTCTAGTGCACTGCTTCTCGAAGAGGACTgtcctctgctgctgcagctgctggtCCAGCAACTCCAGCAGCAGCCGGCGGATTTGTGTCCAGACTTGGTTGCTCGCATCGGGCGAACTGGCGAGGCGCTTGTTGAGGtcgcctccgtcgtctctcgaCACCAGGTAATTGTTCGGCAGTTGATCCAACACTACCAGCAGAGCCATGAACAGGCTGCTATGAACTACTTGGTTAGGAAAAGCCTGGCGAAGGAAAGTCGCTGCGGATCTCGTCTGATCCCGCGAGAAAACGGACTTGACGGGGACCTGCCATGGCAAGGGGGCGCCGCATTTCCGCCTCAGTCTTTGCCTGCCACTCTTGAGTGCTCGATGGAAAGTCACCATTCCGTGCAGGTGTcgactgaagaaaaacggctTTTCAGACGGTAGCCACCAgcagtttctttctccatgtGAATCTGCCTCAACCCCCTTAGAATTTGTGTATCATCTTGGCAAGTGGAGAGTGTTTTCCGCTGACCCGAGGGAAGTGTCAAACCCAGGtgctttcttgtctttccgCTCTTCGATATCTTGGGACAAAACGTTCAGCGGAGCAACACAGTGAACGGCACCTCGACTGACAAGCCACGTGGACACGATAACAGGCGGAAAACGGCTGCGTTGCATTTTAGCCAAAGATCGGGAACCACTTCAGGAGTCAACGTCTATATATGGATTCAGAAAAGACGTTTTATACCAAAACAAAATGGTCGTATAAGTGTTTATATGCAGCTTTTATAGCTGCGGTCTGTCCGTGCACCACGAGGGAACAGGAGGAACAGGAGCGCAAGGAGCCGATCTCAGTATGTTCCTGCCTCCACTCTGGAGTGCGTCCTTGCTTCATTTCTGTGAAATGGTAACAAAGAAGTCAGAGTGCCCTTGTAAATGAGAGAAATCTCACTTTTTTGCCACTACTGGGACGCAATTCCCCCTGAGACGGCACATCCACCTGACGTGTGCGGGCGACATCAGGCTGTGCTCTATGGATATGAGATAACATGCGGGAGCGACAGATGACCTAGGATACAGGATTGTTTCCAGAAGTGGAGCAACATAAAAAATCTTCCTTGCAGTTTGCACAACCTCCCCCTCACTGCAGACCTGCCATTTAAGGAAAGCATCGCAGCTGCCCGCTCTATTTAGACCCACAAT
Protein-coding regions in this window:
- a CDS encoding hypothetical protein (encoded by transcript TGME49_237585~Predicted trans-membrane domain (TMHMM2.0):1101-1124) yields the protein MGQLRLPSGKQRCKSVFSLQQFFIIGVFGAILVKHGVGVQTARVGGRTYMPRLSWDFYKLPVGNHTVGWGKGVLRGQQYFIPKHSGTSLPVILPIGTQYMEASKELVVGIQSCPALTQLELHNRQDIDESTAKFGDDRGVGAKPLALHCEIFLYKYDARTGNHVATFRSVFDGGGRGTVMGFYVNEPKNEHCPEASNTVLLWYWGQWVSKSMSICTAQEKSYFRTNGPSGAEEDLIDGRSYRLAFGGTDDEVRRNAHLTTAYHLPQGVKLCRQKTKEKDWGTRPDPERNVRAMDLEFISSDCIALANTAMLPLMSVSCEEVPFDPAVPLGRIILTSLPFDTTNPNLYQPSRDWSTFNVNAKAIYRGTRVVLPRSRFRSKVIRKEHVVDGYNYFMAYYHMVADEKTNYPWKSCAVSEVMIRPLRIAHHPLSCARCEDFGYSYTNRSSGLLVFWCIDSLTSSADLGPGLVLNEITVDKRSVTFLLHHDAKLPASQPYKTNSLYNWYRDVNVISRPGSDTIYAFYICDMYPNLEDFRFGPVASSSILWGTFKNTATSVNQTPARGRPIISEVFSPELNSLSVVLVDPAEELFMLLFENAIDQVFNGILFTAKNGGEILEGADLLLPDSAPQAYDSAAYGTRFESSFDNVAYKIQLSPESAGSFHARTLKAPPLPDASAKSFSHFHRIRASIFEAACDGSWLPPLRDASCTPACYKFQTFRTKIETSVNANCPWKDGTLRAVPCSSSGCSWAEFAVTDPGLEASVDRNVRTAGATFFPGSLSPVTFDLKRISDITEVLLVFNETIIGPQFDVEISFLNGLGQEFSVTRIATGGNQFPVDFPFDRTYVRNCSWNEPCAQKFRHTNTGSVVKASNMQVYGVQGIGIVYHGGDHQVELLEISVKGRQELLECPGHGFFSNQGRCPPPSNILIPAELEDLDCQGFWTEWTTCDHFCRKLRFFSRSRDPLPGGKPCPFVEHMACNEGRYCNVNDEKFASVLDNFKDRSCEYEVGEWSDCVNCRELRYTHILTQAARRGDPCPAELIETRFCNSQCEKLFAEGSSSSTSSSTSTSTTSSSSSSVTSTRHTQPKTVTGTTSSNTESLSEYIATGIMAANALFFVLVLGAGVCCLVRKSRRFQRSLEARRNMIQLKKDIYHAKTSAALIAAAEATASHSKETHGLPLKGNPLPEEEKSLPAKEEPLPQEMKRPGITVAERKTKKADQLSCPRGRRTLFPKSDLDTGEYETDPVLGQPPAAVESTR
- a CDS encoding hypothetical protein (encoded by transcript TGME49_237595), giving the protein MQEDMVDTGIMECRGSHQCRISSGYHFDSYLFIAECSYVAFQLLSESPITCKTTLQVRRFCIPKGEVIIQPHIREGEAHFLPVSCELARGPSFLGNALLSTTLRKRNQAHRSTRDETEKTATSERETAYDYPGMYTCL
- a CDS encoding Armadillo/beta-catenin family repeat-containing protein (encoded by transcript TGME49_237600), whose amino-acid sequence is MESNQAPWEPSTGFCHMQKRRSVFCGANRSTDAVVEEELQELTRFFRQKLAIDCPASCPSSSLSTDASASDLPAALASPEDWGRLLHFMQSLLSRSLNSPSPLFLPVPIRNQNSDQCSATCDEIPSSLHVIDAHESSGGATPHQWPCIERENEELLLQCTRSIRVVLSAAGKIPVQLCVQQGALPLLVQALCCRNREIVFEAAWCVTNIASGSSEDVAALVANGCLVLLFALVFSFHPFHLSSGGSHPSGVSRPSAPERQEEEVLEQILWALGNIAGDSPHFRDLLLCPEALLQHAQQLQCYPSLQQHSQLLRLLQHYTESLMHLQELRRTQFSCGREEERPQFPALQGQLLALISQCRNVQTWRTCVWLLSNLCRGQPRPQFQYVLPVMPLLQHVLLNFQDDEALSDALWALDGVAGHPRGATLFAERRELLTAVIHVLAHCSSVCCCGCPKLATSVSADDTKSFAGLRGSAPEREGPHARNLCCRVCSGVSEKVSPEADAEQLQMCVRPALRIVGQVATGSVRQTQVLLDCCVTDQKGLYGNSDASHASSAPNTGVSGQPSILLLHILRILLHHERKTVRKDCGWCISNIAVGSLHQLQQLLGLGVLEAVLMQLSPRGEEEEEVRRELLWVVVNACTTADRAVLSRLLELGAIRPVCEMLRVAARTADPKAAAAAADAVMSILEKSAPVAEPRTLDRDCSERSEAGWLAKGAGFQKFTGNLVCWDGKGGKTLDSTGLTTASCGCCSGENSGIRHVCVCTCHHLLLLSSALLLEEDCPLLLQLLVQQLQQQPADLCPDLVARIGRTGEALVEVASVVSRHQVIVRQLIQHYQQSHEQAAMNYLVRKSLAKESRCGSRLIPRENGLDGDLPWQGGAAFPPQSLPATLECSMESHHSVQVSTEEKRLFRR